In one Chitinophaga sancti genomic region, the following are encoded:
- a CDS encoding rhomboid family intramembrane serine protease, which translates to MIKILMIINGLVFLLQLTMGEIQNPSENHILTDLFAFHYWRSPLFKPHQLLTHLFMHASFWHLALNMITLWIFGAALEHLWGHKRFLRFYLICGLGAALCYMGVITYENIRLTTEVNTYLANPSYDNFRIISTHYDLVNAYNEELSFPDTPAKMEFAKMFLRGFQIANRDMAFLGASGAVFGLLFAFGYLFPNSYVYIYIPIKSKYIVGFLILAELIVGIQNVPGDNVAHFAHLGGVLISYLLLRNWHRKGRHHFK; encoded by the coding sequence GTGATTAAGATTCTAATGATCATCAACGGGCTGGTATTCCTTTTACAGTTAACAATGGGAGAGATTCAGAATCCGTCGGAGAACCACATTCTGACAGATCTCTTTGCATTCCATTACTGGCGTTCGCCACTGTTCAAGCCACACCAGTTGCTGACTCACCTCTTTATGCATGCTTCGTTCTGGCACCTGGCACTCAACATGATCACGCTTTGGATCTTCGGGGCAGCACTCGAACACCTCTGGGGCCATAAACGCTTTCTCAGGTTCTACCTCATCTGCGGATTGGGAGCCGCCCTGTGCTACATGGGAGTAATTACCTACGAAAATATCCGCCTCACCACCGAAGTAAATACTTACCTCGCTAACCCGAGTTACGATAACTTCCGCATCATATCTACACATTACGATCTCGTCAACGCTTATAATGAAGAACTGAGCTTCCCGGATACCCCTGCTAAAATGGAATTCGCTAAAATGTTCCTGCGCGGATTCCAGATCGCTAACCGCGACATGGCTTTCCTGGGTGCTTCAGGGGCAGTGTTCGGACTGCTTTTCGCCTTCGGCTACCTCTTTCCAAATAGCTATGTTTACATCTACATTCCTATCAAATCAAAATATATCGTCGGTTTCCTCATCCTGGCAGAACTGATCGTGGGCATCCAGAACGTACCGGGGGATAATGTGGCACATTTTGCCCACCTGGGGGGAGTACTGATCAGCTATCTCCTGCTCCGGAACTGGCACAGGAAGGGGCGGCACCATTTTAAATAA
- the rpoN gene encoding RNA polymerase factor sigma-54, protein MLKQTQQQKLLQKLSPQQIQLMKLLQVPTAVLEERIKEELEENPALEYGEEAHEEEFKDPQDEFSGNEEGEGDDEFEPDGSENEYDNIDISEYVSEGDDDIADYKLRDDNYPDQDENKTIPVRVETSFHEHLLEQLGMLELDERKNAIAEQIIGSIDDDGYLRREVSAIVDDLSFSQNVSTDEEEIRDLIKKIQDFDPPGICATDLKECLLLQLKRKPQDDEGVLGAYLILENYFDEFTKKHYEKIQKGLNISDEGLKEAIGQIIRLTPKPGGNYATLNKAESYVVPDFFILNNNGKLELTLNSKNAPDLRISEGYRDMLREYDRGDKKDKRQKEAVLFIKQKIDAAKWFIDAIKQRQHTLLSTMESIMGYQREFFLTGDETTMRPMILKDIADITQLDISTVSRVANSKYVQTEFGTFKLKFFFSESLSTDSGEEVSTREVKKILSDLIEGENKRKPLSDENLTKMLQDKGYNIARRTVAKYREQLNIPVARLRKEL, encoded by the coding sequence ATGTTAAAGCAGACACAACAGCAGAAGCTATTACAGAAATTGTCGCCTCAGCAGATTCAGCTTATGAAACTGTTGCAGGTTCCCACAGCCGTACTTGAAGAGCGTATCAAGGAGGAGTTGGAGGAGAACCCTGCGCTTGAATATGGGGAAGAGGCACATGAAGAGGAATTTAAGGATCCGCAGGATGAGTTTTCAGGTAATGAGGAAGGCGAGGGTGATGACGAATTTGAACCAGATGGAAGTGAGAACGAATATGATAATATTGACATTTCCGAGTATGTAAGCGAAGGAGATGATGATATAGCCGATTATAAGCTGCGCGATGACAATTACCCGGATCAGGATGAGAACAAAACCATCCCGGTACGGGTAGAGACATCTTTCCACGAGCACCTGCTTGAACAACTGGGCATGCTGGAGCTGGATGAAAGAAAGAACGCCATAGCTGAGCAGATCATCGGTAGCATTGATGACGACGGATATCTGCGCAGGGAAGTGAGTGCTATTGTGGATGATCTTTCCTTTTCACAGAATGTGAGCACAGACGAAGAGGAGATCAGGGACCTGATCAAAAAGATCCAGGATTTTGACCCTCCCGGTATTTGTGCCACCGACCTGAAAGAGTGCCTGTTGCTGCAACTGAAACGTAAGCCACAGGACGATGAAGGGGTATTGGGTGCTTACCTGATCCTGGAGAATTACTTCGATGAGTTTACCAAGAAGCATTACGAGAAGATCCAGAAAGGACTGAACATAAGTGATGAGGGGCTGAAGGAAGCGATTGGGCAGATCATTCGCCTTACGCCAAAGCCGGGGGGTAACTATGCTACCCTGAATAAGGCGGAGAGCTATGTGGTGCCGGACTTCTTTATCCTGAACAACAATGGTAAGCTGGAACTGACACTGAACTCGAAGAATGCGCCTGATCTGCGCATTTCTGAAGGTTACCGCGACATGCTGAGGGAGTATGACCGTGGTGATAAAAAAGACAAACGCCAGAAAGAGGCGGTATTATTTATCAAGCAGAAGATTGATGCGGCCAAGTGGTTTATAGATGCCATCAAGCAAAGGCAACATACCCTGTTGTCTACGATGGAATCCATTATGGGCTACCAGCGTGAGTTTTTCCTGACAGGGGATGAAACCACCATGCGCCCGATGATCCTGAAAGACATTGCGGACATTACCCAGCTGGATATTTCGACAGTAAGCCGTGTGGCAAACAGTAAGTATGTGCAGACGGAGTTTGGTACTTTCAAGCTGAAATTTTTCTTTAGCGAATCATTATCAACAGATAGTGGGGAAGAGGTATCTACCCGTGAGGTGAAAAAGATACTGTCTGACCTGATAGAGGGGGAGAACAAGCGGAAACCGCTGAGCGACGAAAACCTGACGAAGATGCTCCAGGACAAGGGATACAATATTGCCCGCCGTACGGTAGCAAAGTACCGTGAGCAGCTGAATATCCCGGTAGCAAGGCTGAGAAAGGAGTTATAA
- a CDS encoding M28 family peptidase, protein MRKLIGILTGVAFCAAACHSDTKPAQTTDTTATARQVNVNVPVFNADSAYAYTDKQVSFGPRIPATPVQNTCAEWLIAQFKPLADTLYVQRTNVTIPGGKSVPCINVIATFNPDAAQRILLLTHWDTRPHADQDAFDKTKQFDGADDGASGVGVLLEVARQLHAQHPAAGIDILLEDVEDSGVSEDENSYCLGTQYWARNPHVKGYKANYGILLDMVGARGSQFYMEAGSQQYAYGPMKMFWDVANRLGYSDYFRYENTGAAITDDHVYINTIAMIPTFDVIAMQASGNFAPHWHTTNDNMQVIDKRTLQVVGQTLLEVIYKQPFEF, encoded by the coding sequence ATGCGTAAATTGATTGGCATTTTAACAGGTGTAGCCTTCTGTGCTGCTGCCTGTCATTCGGATACCAAACCAGCTCAGACAACTGACACTACTGCTACAGCCAGGCAGGTCAATGTGAATGTTCCCGTATTCAACGCAGATAGCGCTTATGCATACACTGACAAACAGGTATCATTTGGTCCGCGCATTCCTGCTACACCAGTACAGAACACCTGTGCAGAATGGCTCATCGCCCAGTTCAAACCACTGGCCGATACCCTGTATGTACAGCGTACCAATGTCACTATTCCGGGTGGCAAATCCGTTCCCTGTATCAACGTGATCGCTACCTTCAATCCTGATGCTGCACAGCGTATCCTGCTGCTCACACACTGGGACACCAGGCCACATGCTGATCAGGATGCGTTTGATAAAACCAAACAGTTTGATGGTGCTGATGATGGTGCAAGCGGTGTAGGTGTATTGCTGGAAGTAGCACGTCAGCTGCATGCACAGCATCCTGCTGCGGGCATCGATATCCTGCTGGAAGACGTGGAAGACAGTGGTGTAAGTGAAGATGAAAACAGCTACTGCCTGGGTACACAGTATTGGGCAAGAAACCCACATGTAAAAGGCTATAAGGCGAACTATGGTATCCTGCTGGATATGGTAGGTGCCCGTGGTTCTCAGTTCTATATGGAAGCCGGGTCACAGCAATATGCTTATGGTCCGATGAAAATGTTCTGGGATGTGGCGAACAGACTGGGTTATTCTGATTACTTCCGTTATGAAAATACAGGTGCTGCTATCACTGATGATCATGTGTATATCAATACGATTGCGATGATCCCTACATTTGATGTGATTGCAATGCAGGCCAGTGGAAACTTTGCACCACACTGGCATACGACGAATGATAACATGCAGGTGATTGATAAAAGAACCTTACAGGTAGTAGGTCAAACACTGCTGGAAGTGATTTATAAACAGCCTTTCGAATTTTAA
- the cysS gene encoding cysteine--tRNA ligase: MSELKVYNSLKRQKEVFTPLYPGHVGMYVCGPTVSGESHLGHARPYITFDVVYRYLQHLGYKVRYVRNITDAGHFEEEGREAEDKISKKAQLEKLEPMELVQKYTNLFHWAFREFNTLEPSIEPTATGHIIEQIEMIKTIIEKGYAYEVNGSVYFDVKKYAATHDYGILSGRVLEDMLETTRELENQDEKRNKVDFALWKNAPPEHLMHWPSPWGEGFPGWHIECSAMSSKYLGTQFDIHGGGMDLQFPHHECEIAQSEIAHGELMARYWMHNNMITIDGRKMGKAYNNTIRLTELFSGDNHQLEKPYSPMTVRFFILQTHYRSTLDFSNEALQAAEKGLQRLWAAYDVLQKLEYTKTEGALNKDLDKQVRTWCEECQDFMNDDINTAKVLANLFEITPVINSLKGGQIKMHEISEDTFQLIKKTWKTWLIDILALEPENLASDNNTLDGVMQLIIEMRKEAKSRKDYAASDRIRNQLLAAGIQLKDEKDGSVSYTIQ, encoded by the coding sequence ATGTCTGAGCTTAAAGTATACAACTCGCTAAAGCGACAAAAGGAAGTATTTACCCCATTGTATCCTGGTCATGTTGGTATGTATGTGTGTGGTCCGACTGTATCAGGAGAGTCTCACCTGGGACACGCACGCCCTTACATCACCTTTGACGTGGTATACAGGTACCTGCAACATCTCGGCTACAAGGTTCGTTATGTGAGGAACATTACCGATGCCGGCCACTTTGAGGAAGAAGGCCGCGAAGCCGAAGATAAAATCAGCAAAAAGGCACAGCTGGAAAAGCTGGAGCCAATGGAGCTGGTTCAAAAATATACAAATCTGTTCCACTGGGCCTTCCGTGAATTCAACACACTGGAGCCAAGTATAGAGCCTACCGCTACCGGTCATATCATTGAACAGATCGAAATGATCAAAACCATCATCGAAAAGGGCTATGCCTACGAAGTGAATGGTTCCGTATATTTTGACGTCAAGAAATATGCAGCTACCCACGACTATGGTATCCTCAGTGGCCGTGTGCTCGAAGATATGCTGGAAACCACCCGCGAGCTGGAAAACCAGGATGAAAAGCGGAATAAGGTAGACTTTGCCCTGTGGAAAAATGCACCCCCTGAGCACCTGATGCACTGGCCTAGCCCATGGGGAGAAGGTTTCCCGGGATGGCATATCGAATGTTCTGCCATGAGCAGCAAGTACCTGGGTACGCAATTCGACATCCACGGTGGTGGTATGGACCTGCAGTTCCCTCACCACGAGTGTGAAATCGCACAAAGCGAAATCGCTCATGGTGAGCTGATGGCCCGCTACTGGATGCATAATAACATGATTACTATAGACGGTCGTAAAATGGGTAAGGCGTACAACAACACGATCCGCCTCACTGAACTGTTCTCCGGCGATAACCATCAGCTGGAAAAACCGTACAGCCCAATGACCGTGCGCTTCTTCATATTGCAGACACACTATCGGAGTACGCTTGACTTCTCCAACGAAGCACTGCAGGCTGCCGAAAAAGGCTTACAACGACTATGGGCGGCCTACGATGTGCTGCAGAAACTGGAATACACCAAAACCGAAGGTGCACTGAACAAAGACCTGGACAAACAGGTTCGTACCTGGTGCGAAGAATGCCAGGACTTCATGAACGACGATATCAATACTGCCAAAGTATTGGCCAACCTGTTCGAGATCACTCCTGTGATCAACTCTCTCAAAGGAGGACAGATCAAAATGCATGAAATCAGTGAAGATACCTTCCAGCTGATCAAAAAGACCTGGAAAACCTGGCTGATCGACATCCTTGCCCTGGAGCCCGAAAACCTGGCTTCTGATAACAATACACTGGATGGCGTAATGCAACTGATTATCGAGATGCGTAAAGAAGCAAAGAGCCGTAAGGACTATGCTGCTTCTGACAGGATTCGTAACCAACTGCTGGCTGCCGGTATTCAGTTAAAAGACGAAAAGGATGGTAGCGTGAGCTACACTATCCAGTAA
- the rlmD gene encoding 23S rRNA (uracil(1939)-C(5))-methyltransferase RlmD, translating to MRKKNVILEKVPVSTYAAEGKALARIDGKVIFIEGGVVPGDVVDVRLGKSKKDWAEGRAIHFHSYAADRVTPFCEHFGTCGGCKWQMLPYDKQLSYKQQQVNDNLTRIGKLELPDMQPILGSKHVTQYRNKLEFTFSNKAWMPSEAIAEDGTIPRQNALGFHVPKLFDKVLDIHTCYLMAEPVNAIRNTVRAYALEHNLSFYDIRAQVGWLRNLMVRILTTGEVMVNLVIQHENKKDREALLDHLLATVPGITTILYTINPKLNDSIFDLEPKVYFGKGYAEEKLEDFTFKIGPKSFFQTNTSQGEVLYQVTREFAGLTGTEIVYDLYCGTGSIGIFVSRQAGKVVGIELIKEAIDDAKENAARNGVNNAQFFAGDVVDICTDAFFAQHGQPDVIITDPPRAGMHEKLVNKLLEIAAPRIVYVSCNPATQARDLALLDQMYAVKKIQPVDMFPHTHHIENVVLLEKR from the coding sequence GTGAGGAAAAAAAACGTAATTCTGGAAAAAGTTCCTGTCAGCACTTATGCTGCTGAAGGGAAAGCACTGGCCCGCATAGACGGCAAAGTAATCTTCATTGAAGGTGGCGTAGTACCTGGCGACGTAGTAGACGTTCGCCTGGGAAAAAGCAAAAAAGACTGGGCCGAAGGCCGTGCCATCCACTTTCATAGCTACGCAGCTGACCGTGTGACACCCTTTTGCGAACACTTCGGTACCTGCGGCGGCTGTAAATGGCAAATGCTGCCTTATGACAAACAGCTCTCCTATAAACAACAACAGGTGAACGACAACCTGACCCGCATAGGAAAACTGGAACTTCCTGACATGCAGCCCATCCTCGGCTCGAAACACGTTACACAATACCGCAACAAACTGGAATTCACATTCAGCAACAAAGCCTGGATGCCATCTGAAGCGATTGCCGAAGACGGTACCATTCCAAGGCAGAACGCCCTCGGATTCCACGTTCCCAAGCTCTTCGACAAAGTGCTTGACATCCACACCTGCTACCTGATGGCAGAACCTGTCAATGCAATCCGTAACACAGTAAGAGCTTATGCACTCGAACACAACCTTTCCTTCTACGATATCCGCGCCCAGGTAGGCTGGCTGCGTAACCTCATGGTCCGTATCCTCACTACCGGCGAAGTCATGGTCAATCTCGTGATTCAACACGAAAACAAAAAAGACCGCGAAGCCCTGCTGGACCACCTGCTGGCTACCGTACCCGGAATTACCACCATTCTCTACACTATCAACCCCAAGTTGAACGACAGCATCTTCGACCTGGAGCCAAAAGTGTACTTTGGTAAAGGATACGCCGAAGAAAAACTGGAAGACTTTACCTTCAAAATAGGCCCTAAGTCCTTTTTCCAGACCAATACTTCACAAGGTGAAGTCCTCTACCAGGTAACAAGGGAATTTGCAGGATTAACAGGAACAGAAATTGTTTATGATCTATATTGTGGAACAGGTAGTATCGGCATTTTTGTGTCAAGACAAGCAGGAAAAGTAGTAGGGATCGAACTGATTAAGGAGGCGATAGATGATGCGAAAGAGAATGCAGCCCGCAATGGCGTAAACAATGCTCAATTCTTCGCTGGCGACGTAGTAGACATTTGCACCGATGCATTTTTTGCCCAACATGGGCAACCGGATGTTATCATCACTGACCCACCCAGGGCCGGTATGCACGAAAAACTAGTGAACAAACTACTCGAAATTGCAGCCCCCCGTATCGTATATGTAAGCTGTAACCCAGCTACCCAGGCCCGGGACCTGGCACTGCTGGACCAAATGTATGCTGTGAAAAAAATCCAGCCGGTAGATATGTTCCCTCACACACATCACATTGAGAACGTGGTATTGCTGGAAAAAAGGTAA
- a CDS encoding endonuclease/exonuclease/phosphatase family protein, which produces MLFFLVACLAPFVSPDQWWPISFFTLLFPILLLVLILFFICWLLFDYKYCLLSLLAIVIGWKSISAFIAFNFPSAQPEAPPGSLSVMSYNVSQFGLYREKDSKYTRQAMFALIKKQELDVVCFQDFYTSEKKNDFNNREDISHEMHLPYRYFSSDFNRAGMQHWGSIIYSRYPIIKSDKIKMSTGPRSESLIYADIVKDDDTIRIINMHLASYRFDQRDYHNIQKIKNQQDSGLVATRNIIEKMKDAYVGRARQARVVADFIKTSPYRTIVCGDFNDTPASYTYFTIRGSLQDAFLQKGSGIGRTFAGLAPTLRIDYIFFDKSLTVNSYRKINSDLSDHYPVIANFSLRATHAK; this is translated from the coding sequence GTGCTATTCTTTCTGGTAGCATGTCTGGCCCCTTTTGTATCTCCTGATCAGTGGTGGCCTATCAGCTTCTTTACATTATTATTTCCAATACTATTACTGGTCTTAATTCTCTTCTTCATCTGCTGGCTACTCTTCGATTATAAATACTGCCTGCTGTCCCTGCTGGCCATTGTAATCGGCTGGAAGTCCATCTCCGCTTTCATCGCATTCAACTTTCCTTCTGCACAACCAGAAGCTCCTCCCGGCAGCCTTAGCGTCATGAGCTACAACGTATCACAGTTTGGATTGTACAGGGAGAAAGACAGCAAGTATACCCGCCAGGCCATGTTTGCCCTGATCAAAAAGCAGGAGCTCGACGTAGTATGCTTCCAGGATTTCTATACTTCAGAAAAGAAAAATGACTTTAATAACCGGGAAGATATTTCCCACGAAATGCACCTGCCCTACCGCTACTTTTCCAGCGACTTTAACCGGGCTGGTATGCAGCACTGGGGATCTATTATCTACTCCAGGTACCCGATCATCAAGTCGGACAAGATCAAGATGTCCACAGGCCCCCGCAGTGAAAGCCTGATCTATGCAGACATCGTGAAGGATGACGATACCATCCGGATCATCAATATGCACCTGGCCTCCTATCGCTTTGATCAGCGGGATTACCATAATATCCAGAAGATCAAAAACCAGCAGGATAGCGGGCTCGTTGCTACCCGCAACATTATTGAGAAAATGAAGGATGCCTATGTAGGCCGTGCACGCCAGGCAAGAGTCGTAGCTGATTTTATCAAAACCAGTCCTTACCGCACAATTGTATGCGGGGATTTCAACGATACACCTGCCTCTTATACCTATTTTACCATCCGTGGCTCCTTACAGGACGCCTTCCTCCAGAAGGGCAGCGGCATAGGCCGTACCTTTGCAGGACTGGCCCCTACCCTGCGGATCGATTACATTTTCTTCGATAAATCACTGACAGTCAATTCTTACCGTAAAATCAACTCTGATCTCTCGGATCATTATCCCGTTATCGCCAATTTTTCCCTGCGTGCAACCCATGCAAAATAA
- the recA gene encoding recombinase RecA, which translates to MSTANADKLKALRLTMDKIEKDFGKGSVMMMGEKGTVPMEVISTGSLGLDIALGIGGFPKGRIIEIYGPESSGKTTVAIHTIAEAQKKGGICAIIDAEHAFDSSYAQRLGVDVDSLLISQPDHGEQALEIADRLILSGAVDVVVIDSVAALVPKGELEGEMGESKMGLQARLMSQALRKLTATISKTNCCCIFINQLREKIGVMFGNPETTTGGNALKFYASVRLDIRRMSQIKDGDEAVGNRVKVKVVKNKVAPPFRQAEFDIIFGNGISKMGEIIDMGVEYGIIQKSGSWFSYETNKLGQGRDAVKTLLGDNPEVAAEIEGKIKAKLAEQAAQA; encoded by the coding sequence ATGTCTACAGCAAATGCAGATAAACTCAAGGCCCTGCGCCTTACGATGGACAAGATCGAGAAGGACTTCGGAAAGGGTTCTGTGATGATGATGGGAGAGAAGGGAACTGTTCCGATGGAGGTTATCTCCACAGGTTCTCTGGGACTTGACATTGCGTTAGGTATTGGTGGTTTCCCCAAAGGAAGGATCATTGAAATTTATGGTCCGGAATCTTCCGGTAAAACGACAGTTGCTATACATACGATCGCAGAAGCTCAGAAAAAGGGTGGTATTTGTGCGATCATTGATGCGGAACACGCATTTGACAGTTCTTATGCTCAGCGACTGGGTGTAGATGTCGATTCACTGCTGATTTCACAGCCAGACCATGGTGAGCAGGCGCTGGAAATTGCTGACCGTCTGATCCTCTCCGGAGCGGTAGATGTGGTGGTAATTGACTCCGTAGCGGCCCTGGTACCAAAGGGTGAACTGGAAGGTGAGATGGGTGAAAGCAAGATGGGTTTACAGGCACGTTTGATGTCTCAGGCGCTGCGTAAACTGACTGCTACAATTTCAAAGACTAATTGCTGCTGTATATTTATTAACCAGCTGCGTGAAAAGATAGGCGTGATGTTTGGAAACCCGGAAACCACAACGGGTGGTAACGCGCTTAAGTTCTATGCCTCTGTACGTCTGGATATACGCCGTATGAGCCAGATTAAGGATGGTGATGAGGCTGTAGGTAACCGCGTGAAAGTAAAAGTGGTTAAAAACAAGGTTGCACCTCCCTTCCGCCAGGCTGAGTTCGATATCATCTTCGGAAATGGTATTTCCAAGATGGGTGAAATTATCGATATGGGTGTTGAATATGGCATTATCCAGAAAAGCGGCAGCTGGTTCAGTTATGAAACAAACAAGCTGGGCCAGGGCCGCGATGCCGTGAAGACGTTGTTGGGCGATAATCCTGAAGTAGCTGCTGAAATTGAAGGAAAGATCAAGGCGAAGTTAGCTGAGCAGGCTGCACAGGCTTAA
- a CDS encoding rhomboid family intramembrane serine protease produces the protein MDVVEKGEPMPILSLGEGKNMVTQLILVNLTVFILLFFTQVIYNIEGNSTIRFNLDVMNNIILPASFSRLARLPWTMITSLFIHESVWLVFGNMVWLWAFGSILQRKAGPGIILPLYLFGGIIGNLFYMLGMQLIPAFHLTQFFANYYGSTAGIMALAVAALLLAPNVRIFQQLSGGIPMWIITILYMIMAVCAHLFSHNDLTYLPAVIGGALFGLLFMNAWKKGNDWGAGFNKMLYTITHLFHPKGN, from the coding sequence ATGGACGTAGTCGAAAAAGGAGAACCAATGCCAATCCTCTCTCTGGGAGAAGGAAAGAACATGGTCACCCAGTTGATACTGGTGAACCTGACAGTATTTATCCTGCTATTTTTTACCCAGGTAATTTATAATATTGAAGGTAATTCAACCATCCGCTTCAACCTGGATGTGATGAATAACATAATATTACCCGCCAGTTTCAGCAGACTGGCCCGCTTACCATGGACAATGATCACTTCCCTCTTCATTCATGAAAGCGTTTGGTTAGTATTTGGTAATATGGTCTGGCTGTGGGCATTTGGCTCCATCCTCCAACGCAAGGCAGGACCAGGTATTATCCTTCCCTTATATCTTTTTGGCGGTATCATAGGCAACCTGTTTTATATGCTTGGCATGCAGTTGATACCAGCTTTCCACCTCACACAGTTTTTTGCTAACTACTACGGTTCCACAGCAGGCATTATGGCACTGGCTGTTGCAGCCCTGCTGCTTGCTCCAAACGTGCGCATTTTCCAGCAACTGAGTGGAGGTATTCCGATGTGGATCATCACCATATTGTACATGATCATGGCAGTATGCGCACACCTGTTTTCTCATAATGACCTTACCTATCTGCCTGCTGTGATTGGTGGAGCATTGTTTGGATTGCTCTTCATGAATGCATGGAAAAAAGGTAACGATTGGGGAGCAGGATTCAATAAGATGTTATATACCATTACACACCTCTTCCATCCGAAAGGAAATTAA
- a CDS encoding endonuclease/exonuclease/phosphatase family protein — protein sequence MSKAFIFTSLVALSLILSCWLPYLNPGKWWLSGFAGLFFPIVLVINLVYLIYWLIQKKPYWGLSLGAVLLSCRALLLTFGHHPAGNAANSQSGDFTIMSFNSSSMGLKNYTEDPALQTSIYNTLQSAAPDILCIQEFYTNSAPDHTDHLGAIQEKLHYPYRYFTRDKTKWNTWQYGIVLFSKYPILSSCNIPCGHSEVGSGSSILQADIKIKEHTIRVFTAQLQSYMLRHKDYAALQGEATQAIGLAARMKNTFGKRAVQAEQLAALIKESPYPAIVCGDFNDTPVSYTYNKISPDMQDAFLQQGWGIGRTLSFLAPTLRIDYILTQSPFHVNGFSSFPHKGFEHFPIMASLSL from the coding sequence GTGTCAAAAGCATTCATCTTCACGAGTCTCGTCGCATTATCCCTGATCCTTTCCTGCTGGCTCCCTTACCTTAACCCGGGTAAATGGTGGCTGAGCGGCTTCGCCGGATTATTCTTCCCCATCGTACTAGTCATTAACCTGGTTTACCTGATCTACTGGCTCATACAAAAGAAACCCTACTGGGGCCTTTCACTGGGCGCCGTTCTGCTCTCCTGCAGGGCACTGCTCCTCACCTTTGGTCACCATCCTGCCGGTAATGCTGCCAACTCACAAAGCGGAGACTTTACCATCATGTCCTTCAACAGCAGCAGCATGGGATTGAAAAATTATACGGAAGATCCCGCACTCCAGACTTCTATTTACAATACCCTGCAATCCGCTGCACCAGACATCCTATGCATACAGGAGTTCTATACCAACAGCGCCCCCGATCATACAGATCACCTGGGTGCTATTCAGGAGAAACTGCATTATCCTTATCGCTATTTTACCCGCGATAAAACAAAGTGGAACACCTGGCAATATGGAATCGTATTATTCTCTAAATACCCTATCCTATCGTCCTGCAACATTCCCTGCGGCCATAGCGAGGTAGGTAGCGGCAGCAGCATTCTCCAGGCAGATATAAAAATAAAAGAACATACTATTCGCGTCTTTACTGCACAGCTGCAATCTTACATGCTCCGTCATAAGGACTATGCCGCATTACAAGGTGAAGCCACACAAGCCATAGGTCTTGCAGCCAGGATGAAAAATACCTTTGGCAAACGCGCCGTACAGGCAGAACAGCTAGCCGCACTGATCAAAGAAAGCCCTTACCCAGCCATCGTTTGCGGAGATTTCAATGATACACCCGTATCTTATACCTACAATAAAATCTCCCCCGATATGCAGGATGCATTCCTGCAACAAGGCTGGGGCATTGGCAGAACACTTTCTTTTCTTGCACCCACACTACGCATTGACTACATACTTACACAATCACCTTTTCATGTTAATGGCTTCAGCTCCTTTCCCCACAAGGGTTTTGAACATTTTCCAATAATGGCAAGCTTATCCCTATAA